From one Acidobacteriota bacterium genomic stretch:
- a CDS encoding PEP-CTERM sorting domain-containing protein has protein sequence MRRLSVVLALATLAGGAPALLADSIPYANVGTPAPSSTLVAQSTGSVTGYFLGQSAADNSVVRMIDVTSGYTSVYLFPNHSTAVGASADFGPVNAGDILIFELLDLSSGFTLSTDAATNIDGVNHGYATLFAGGLLGTETYPAGTYIGMEDTPWGDYDYNDNQFLFTNVAPAPEPGTLLLLGTGILGAAGTLRRKMFAR, from the coding sequence ATGCGTCGTCTATCTGTAGTCCTGGCTTTAGCGACCTTGGCGGGAGGGGCACCGGCGCTGCTGGCTGACTCCATCCCGTACGCGAACGTCGGCACCCCGGCCCCCTCTTCAACCTTGGTTGCACAAAGCACCGGAAGCGTCACAGGATACTTCCTCGGACAAAGTGCCGCCGACAATTCGGTCGTTCGGATGATTGATGTCACCAGCGGATATACCAGCGTTTATTTATTCCCGAACCACAGCACTGCGGTTGGAGCTTCCGCAGACTTTGGTCCAGTCAACGCTGGAGATATCCTGATCTTTGAGTTGTTGGATCTCAGCAGTGGGTTCACGCTTTCTACCGATGCAGCAACCAACATTGACGGAGTCAACCATGGCTACGCCACCCTCTTCGCTGGCGGTCTGCTCGGAACCGAGACTTATCCGGCGGGGACCTACATCGGAATGGAAGATACTCCGTGGGGCGACTACGACTACAACGACAACCAGTTCCTCTTTACCAACGTAGCTCCTGCTCCTGAGCCCGGAACGCTTCTGCTCCTCGGCACCGGAATCCTTGGCGCTGCTGGAACCCTGCGTCGCAAGATGTTCGCACGCTAA
- the rpmI gene encoding 50S ribosomal protein L35 — MPKLKTHSGAAKRFKKTGTGKFKRGQSKMRHILTSKKTKTKRHLRSITLVSEADSAKVARMIPYA, encoded by the coding sequence ATGCCAAAGTTGAAGACACACTCAGGCGCGGCCAAGCGCTTCAAGAAGACCGGCACGGGCAAGTTCAAGCGCGGCCAGTCCAAGATGCGCCACATCCTCACCTCGAAGAAGACCAAGACCAAGCGTCACCTGCGCTCGATCACCCTGGTCTCCGAGGCGGATTCGGCCAAGGTCGCCCGCATGATTCCTTACGCCTGA
- a CDS encoding SDR family oxidoreductase, with the protein MSSNANHSSRKILVLGATSGIAEATCRIWASQGASLFLVARNAEKLAAVATDLRTRGASFVDTAVADLDDTEQHPALLAHAVNALTGLDVAYLAHGVLGDQTQAEQDFNTAAHILHTNLMAPVSLLTWLANFFVQRRAGTIAVLSSVAGDRGRKSNYVYGSSKAGLSAFLAGLRNRVDREGVTVLTIKPGPTKTAMTAGMKGAEKFADVDKVAASIVKAVDGRADSLYVPFQWQPIMFVIRHIPERVFKKLNL; encoded by the coding sequence ATGAGCAGCAACGCAAATCATTCGTCACGCAAGATACTCGTTCTGGGAGCTACATCCGGTATCGCCGAGGCCACCTGCCGCATCTGGGCCTCGCAGGGAGCGAGCCTGTTTCTCGTAGCGCGCAATGCCGAGAAGCTTGCGGCCGTGGCAACCGACCTTCGCACGCGCGGCGCGAGCTTTGTCGATACGGCCGTCGCCGATCTCGACGACACGGAGCAGCACCCAGCGCTGCTGGCCCACGCGGTCAATGCGCTCACCGGCCTCGACGTTGCCTATCTCGCGCACGGCGTTCTGGGAGACCAGACACAGGCGGAGCAGGATTTCAACACTGCCGCTCACATCCTTCATACCAACCTGATGGCTCCGGTCTCGTTGCTGACGTGGCTGGCAAACTTTTTTGTGCAGCGCCGTGCGGGAACGATTGCTGTGCTGTCGTCAGTCGCGGGCGATCGCGGGCGTAAATCGAACTACGTCTACGGATCGTCGAAGGCGGGGCTGTCGGCGTTTCTTGCCGGGCTGCGCAATCGCGTCGACCGCGAAGGCGTGACCGTGCTGACGATCAAGCCGGGACCGACGAAGACGGCGATGACCGCCGGCATGAAGGGCGCGGAGAAGTTTGCCGACGTCGACAAGGTTGCGGCAAGCATCGTGAAGGCGGTCGATGGACGTGCAGACTCGCTCTACGTGCCTTTCCAGTGGCAGCCGATCATGTTTGTGATCCGGCACATCCCGGAGAGGGTCTTCAAGAAGCTGAATCTCTGA
- the gyrB gene encoding DNA topoisomerase (ATP-hydrolyzing) subunit B → MATTAVPTGTELLEESSDQKTGQAKPASGGYSAENITVLEGLAAVRKRPAMYIGSTGEQGLHHLVYEVVDNSVDEALAGHASRIDVTIHVDNSITVTDDGRGIPVDNKTVNGKTMPGVQVVLTMLHAGGKFDASNYKVSGGLHGVGVSCVNALSEEFDVEIWRDGFAWTQDYSKGDPISKLRQMGPSKKLGTKIHFLPDKSIFTVTEYNYDTLAQRLRELAFLNKGLEIHLTDERTADAKTGEAKHQEFKYVGGIAEFIKHLNKGKQVLHDKPIYMEAERDNVAMEIALQYNDAYSETIFTFANNINTVDGGTHLQGFRAALTRTINWAGQQMGLFKDVKENLSGDDVREGLVAVISVKLSQPQFEGQTKGKLNSDIAGTVQAFINERLGAFLEQNPSVAKKIINKAIDAARAREAARKARDLTRRKGALDGGGLPGKLADCSEREPDRCELYLVEGESAGGTAKQGRDRKFQAILPLKGKILNVEKARYDKMLGHEEIRAMITALGTGIGKDDFDTTKLRYGKLILMTDADVDGSHIRTLLLTFFFRHMTELIKRGHVYIAQPPLYRIKKGKFEQYIKDDREYVSVMVKRASDGMVIRYGEGGAKLEGAALTKFMGQLNDYLGFFDKVEKRLRNEEVTREFADLFAHEGKEPAKRADFESPDKLKAMKAKLEAVAKTYQFKHVGEVEFDEEHKMYSVNFTDAQGAVRTIDWTLASAPESRQMLGKHAQIREQLTGPFVIEYAAKGSKAEAAEEAEEAASDEGVAETAAAPGTALEAKAGKRQSKASQDPVEKKTAREVFEYVIEQGRKEYQVQRYKGLGEMTAPQLWETTMDPERRTLLQVKLEDIAACEEIFTTLMGEDVESRRKFIEENALDVKNLDI, encoded by the coding sequence ATGGCAACGACCGCAGTCCCGACTGGAACGGAACTTTTGGAAGAGAGCAGCGACCAGAAAACTGGTCAGGCAAAGCCGGCCTCAGGCGGCTATTCGGCGGAGAACATTACCGTTCTCGAGGGTCTTGCCGCAGTCCGAAAGCGCCCTGCGATGTATATCGGCTCGACCGGCGAGCAGGGGTTGCACCACCTGGTTTATGAGGTCGTCGACAACTCGGTGGACGAGGCGCTGGCCGGCCATGCCTCACGGATCGACGTCACCATCCACGTCGACAACTCCATCACCGTGACCGACGACGGACGCGGCATTCCCGTGGATAACAAGACCGTCAACGGCAAGACGATGCCGGGCGTACAGGTTGTCCTGACCATGCTGCACGCGGGCGGCAAGTTCGACGCGTCGAACTACAAGGTCTCGGGCGGTCTGCACGGCGTTGGTGTGAGCTGCGTGAACGCGCTCTCGGAAGAGTTTGACGTTGAGATTTGGCGCGACGGGTTTGCCTGGACGCAGGACTACTCCAAGGGCGACCCCATCAGCAAGCTGCGGCAGATGGGTCCGTCGAAGAAGCTGGGGACGAAGATTCACTTCCTTCCCGACAAGAGTATCTTCACCGTCACCGAGTACAACTACGACACGCTGGCCCAGCGCCTGCGCGAGCTGGCCTTCCTGAACAAGGGCCTTGAGATTCACCTGACGGACGAGCGCACCGCCGACGCCAAGACGGGTGAGGCGAAGCACCAGGAGTTCAAGTACGTCGGCGGCATCGCGGAGTTCATCAAGCACCTGAACAAGGGCAAGCAGGTGCTGCACGACAAGCCGATCTACATGGAGGCCGAGCGCGACAACGTCGCCATGGAGATTGCGCTCCAGTACAACGACGCGTACTCCGAAACGATCTTCACCTTCGCCAACAATATCAACACGGTCGACGGCGGAACGCACCTTCAGGGCTTCCGCGCGGCACTGACGCGCACGATCAACTGGGCAGGCCAGCAGATGGGCCTGTTCAAGGACGTGAAGGAGAACCTGTCGGGCGACGACGTTCGCGAGGGCCTTGTGGCCGTGATCAGCGTGAAGCTGTCGCAGCCGCAGTTTGAAGGACAGACGAAGGGCAAGCTGAACTCCGACATCGCAGGAACTGTCCAGGCGTTCATCAACGAGCGTCTCGGCGCCTTCCTCGAGCAGAACCCTTCGGTTGCAAAGAAGATCATCAACAAGGCGATCGACGCTGCCCGCGCACGCGAGGCCGCTCGCAAGGCACGCGATCTGACTCGCCGCAAGGGCGCGCTGGATGGCGGCGGACTGCCGGGCAAGCTGGCCGACTGCTCGGAGCGCGAGCCGGATCGCTGCGAACTGTATCTGGTCGAGGGCGAGAGCGCAGGCGGAACCGCGAAGCAGGGGCGTGACCGCAAGTTCCAGGCGATTCTGCCGCTCAAAGGTAAGATCCTCAACGTGGAGAAGGCCCGTTACGACAAGATGCTGGGCCACGAAGAAATTCGCGCCATGATTACGGCGTTGGGCACGGGCATCGGCAAGGACGACTTCGACACAACCAAGCTGCGCTACGGCAAGCTGATCCTGATGACCGATGCCGACGTCGACGGATCGCACATCCGCACGCTGCTGCTGACGTTCTTCTTCCGTCACATGACAGAGCTGATCAAGCGCGGACATGTGTACATCGCACAGCCGCCGCTGTACCGCATCAAGAAGGGCAAGTTCGAGCAGTACATCAAGGACGACCGCGAGTACGTCTCCGTCATGGTCAAGCGTGCCTCGGATGGCATGGTGATCCGCTACGGCGAGGGCGGCGCGAAGCTGGAAGGCGCGGCGCTGACGAAGTTCATGGGGCAGCTGAACGACTACCTCGGCTTCTTCGACAAGGTGGAGAAGCGGCTGCGGAACGAAGAGGTCACGCGCGAGTTCGCCGACCTGTTTGCCCACGAGGGCAAGGAGCCGGCCAAGCGTGCAGACTTCGAGTCCCCCGACAAGCTGAAAGCGATGAAGGCGAAGCTGGAAGCGGTGGCGAAGACCTACCAGTTCAAGCATGTCGGAGAAGTGGAGTTCGACGAAGAGCACAAGATGTACTCGGTGAACTTTACCGATGCGCAGGGTGCGGTGCGGACGATCGACTGGACGCTGGCCTCCGCTCCCGAGAGCAGGCAGATGCTGGGCAAGCATGCCCAGATTCGCGAGCAGCTTACGGGGCCGTTCGTGATCGAGTACGCTGCGAAGGGCTCCAAAGCGGAGGCTGCGGAAGAGGCAGAAGAAGCTGCATCAGATGAAGGCGTAGCTGAGACGGCGGCAGCTCCGGGAACGGCGCTTGAGGCAAAGGCCGGAAAGCGGCAGAGCAAGGCTTCACAGGATCCGGTAGAGAAGAAGACGGCGCGCGAGGTCTTCGAGTACGTCATCGAGCAGGGCCGCAAGGAGTACCAGGTGCAACGGTACAAGGGTCTGGGCGAGATGACGGCTCCTCAGCTTTGGGAGACGACCATGGATCCGGAGCGGAGGACGCTGTTGCAGGTGAAGCTGGAAGACATTGCTGCCTGCGAAGAGATCTTCACCACGCTGATGGGCGAGGATGTCGAAAGCCGGCGCAAGTTCATCGAAGAGAACGCTCTGGATGTGAAGAACCTCGACATCTAA
- a CDS encoding metallophosphoesterase family protein: MLHRLGMVLAVVTTATCSVAAQVTPHRPSLANHPAPAANDAANRPAPVVEANAVIVHGPIAVAASQTSATIEWTTNVPAITRIEYGPGNFQQTAEANQFGQLPVTTLHRIELTGLKAGQRYQYRIVATPVVRLKPYWPVDGTPTQSAVYSLTTLPPSGQDISFSLITDTHESLPRISSLMSSIPWSSTDFLVHLGDGLDYATDEDQVFDHWLDPLGKALNGKPLLIARGNHEWRGPFARSMANYLTPAGEGRYFYARSTGPVHLLIMDSGEDKPDATPVYAGLNRQAPYRAQELQWFREQVKSDPELAAAPFRVVLMHQPDWGWLDGHNTDWTAVANAAKVDLVIAGHYHRFVHFNAGEAGNNYPVLVVGQDQVAHVDASKDKLHVTVTATDGTVVDTFDVMRRTH, encoded by the coding sequence ATGCTTCATCGTCTTGGTATGGTTCTGGCTGTTGTCACGACCGCCACCTGCTCGGTCGCAGCTCAAGTCACGCCACACAGGCCCTCGCTCGCAAACCACCCCGCACCGGCAGCCAACGATGCTGCCAACCGTCCAGCGCCTGTGGTGGAAGCCAACGCTGTCATCGTGCATGGCCCCATCGCCGTTGCCGCCTCCCAGACTTCGGCCACCATCGAGTGGACGACGAACGTCCCTGCGATCACGCGCATCGAATACGGTCCTGGCAACTTCCAGCAGACCGCAGAGGCCAATCAATTCGGCCAACTGCCGGTGACCACCCTGCACCGCATCGAGCTCACCGGACTCAAGGCCGGGCAGCGATACCAGTACCGCATTGTGGCCACCCCCGTCGTTCGATTGAAGCCTTACTGGCCGGTGGATGGAACCCCCACACAAAGCGCCGTCTACAGTCTGACCACGCTTCCCCCCAGCGGACAGGACATCTCCTTCAGCCTGATTACAGACACCCATGAGAGCCTGCCACGGATCAGCTCCCTGATGAGCAGCATCCCGTGGTCCTCAACCGACTTTCTCGTCCATCTCGGCGACGGCCTGGATTATGCAACCGACGAAGACCAGGTCTTCGATCACTGGTTGGACCCTCTCGGCAAAGCTCTGAACGGCAAGCCTCTGCTGATAGCCCGTGGCAACCATGAGTGGCGCGGGCCCTTTGCGCGAAGCATGGCGAACTACCTGACTCCAGCCGGCGAGGGCCGCTACTTCTATGCGCGCAGCACGGGTCCGGTCCATCTATTGATCATGGACTCCGGTGAGGACAAGCCGGACGCGACGCCTGTCTACGCAGGCCTGAACCGCCAGGCCCCTTATCGGGCACAGGAGCTGCAATGGTTCCGTGAACAGGTAAAGAGTGATCCCGAACTGGCTGCGGCTCCGTTCCGGGTCGTGCTCATGCACCAGCCGGACTGGGGCTGGCTCGACGGGCATAACACCGACTGGACCGCAGTCGCCAACGCGGCAAAGGTCGACCTCGTCATTGCCGGTCACTATCACCGCTTCGTTCACTTCAACGCAGGAGAGGCAGGCAACAACTACCCCGTGCTCGTTGTGGGCCAGGACCAGGTCGCCCATGTCGATGCGAGCAAAGACAAACTCCACGTCACCGTAACAGCAACCGACGGAACCGTGGTTGACACCTTCGATGTAATGCGGCGGACACACTAG
- a CDS encoding amidase: MSEQSMVLNRRWFLGVCSAAGLGQTLLPGVLWGMAAQASSNPTTNIEGAGVDRDHLAKITPEMIDAAAAIAAIKLTAEQKTMVLEDLRQQRDSVLVIRSMKIPNSVAPAFVFDPVPAGMKLDTVRKPMRMSKSPEVNGLVAGGEAGLAFGSVRVLAELVKTRKVGSLELTKMYLARLKRYDPQLHFAITLTEERALKQAAEADKEIAGGKYRGPLHGIPWGAKDLLAVKGYPTTWGAAGFEKQSFDYDATVVERLDAAGAVLVAKLTMGALAQGDLWFGGRTRNPWNPKQGSSGSSAGSASAVSAGCVGFAIGTETLGSISSPSTRCGTTGLRPTFGFVPRTGAMALSWTMDKIGPICRSVEDCALVMNAIYGPDGHDRSVKDAAFNWDAEFDWKKLRVGYLKSEFDLPVLEANATEEHKRDFARELYDAKYGQAALEALKKMGVKLVEVKMPKGYHFGDITPVLGAEAAAAFDELTLSGRDSLLNGQESFDWPNSFRRARFYSAVDYIQAQRARSLAMDAMAKLFSEVDVIVTPSDGAQLSATNLTGHPAVIVPNGVRGDDAPLGDHLDDGDRRNTRGPGTPVSLTFLGGLYSDARLAAFARAYQEATGFHRLHPKLG; the protein is encoded by the coding sequence ATGAGCGAACAGTCTATGGTGTTGAACCGGCGGTGGTTTCTTGGCGTGTGTTCTGCTGCGGGGCTGGGTCAGACTCTACTACCAGGCGTTTTGTGGGGAATGGCGGCGCAGGCTTCGTCGAATCCAACAACCAATATAGAAGGCGCTGGGGTTGATCGCGATCATCTGGCGAAGATTACCCCGGAGATGATCGATGCCGCGGCAGCGATTGCAGCTATTAAATTGACGGCCGAGCAGAAGACCATGGTGCTGGAGGATCTCCGGCAGCAGCGCGACTCGGTGCTGGTGATCCGCAGCATGAAGATCCCGAACAGTGTGGCTCCGGCGTTCGTCTTCGACCCGGTGCCGGCGGGAATGAAGCTGGATACGGTACGCAAGCCGATGCGGATGAGCAAATCGCCAGAAGTAAACGGACTCGTAGCAGGAGGAGAGGCAGGGCTTGCTTTCGGCTCCGTGAGAGTGCTGGCTGAGCTTGTAAAGACCAGAAAAGTCGGCTCGCTGGAGTTGACGAAGATGTATCTCGCTCGTTTGAAGAGGTACGATCCCCAACTGCACTTTGCGATCACGCTGACCGAGGAGCGCGCCCTGAAACAGGCGGCTGAGGCTGACAAGGAGATAGCCGGAGGTAAATATAGAGGGCCGCTGCATGGGATTCCGTGGGGGGCGAAGGACCTGCTGGCGGTGAAGGGATACCCCACGACCTGGGGGGCGGCGGGGTTCGAGAAGCAGAGCTTCGATTACGACGCGACCGTGGTCGAGAGGCTGGATGCAGCCGGAGCCGTGCTCGTCGCCAAGCTGACGATGGGGGCGCTGGCACAAGGCGACCTCTGGTTTGGAGGCAGGACACGGAACCCGTGGAACCCAAAACAGGGGTCGAGCGGGTCTTCGGCAGGGAGCGCGAGCGCCGTAAGCGCGGGATGCGTCGGGTTTGCGATCGGGACGGAGACGCTGGGGTCTATCTCGTCGCCGAGCACGCGGTGCGGGACGACGGGGCTGCGGCCGACGTTTGGTTTTGTACCGCGCACAGGTGCGATGGCGCTGAGCTGGACGATGGACAAGATCGGGCCGATCTGCCGGAGCGTAGAAGATTGCGCTCTTGTGATGAACGCCATCTATGGCCCGGACGGCCATGACCGCAGCGTCAAGGATGCAGCCTTCAACTGGGATGCGGAGTTCGACTGGAAGAAGCTGCGCGTGGGCTACCTCAAGAGCGAGTTTGACCTGCCGGTACTTGAAGCAAATGCCACGGAAGAACATAAGAGGGACTTCGCCAGAGAGCTATACGACGCGAAGTATGGGCAGGCTGCGCTGGAAGCCCTGAAGAAGATGGGAGTAAAGCTGGTTGAAGTGAAGATGCCAAAGGGGTATCACTTCGGCGATATCACTCCCGTTCTTGGCGCGGAAGCCGCCGCCGCGTTCGACGAATTGACGTTGAGCGGGCGCGACAGCCTGCTGAATGGGCAGGAGAGCTTCGATTGGCCAAACTCATTTCGCAGGGCACGGTTCTATTCAGCCGTGGACTATATACAGGCGCAACGTGCCCGGTCACTGGCGATGGATGCGATGGCGAAGCTCTTCAGCGAGGTGGACGTCATCGTAACCCCAAGTGATGGAGCTCAGCTTTCAGCGACCAACCTGACGGGACATCCGGCAGTGATTGTGCCAAATGGGGTGCGCGGAGACGACGCTCCTCTGGGGGATCATCTGGACGATGGCGACCGGAGAAATACGAGAGGGCCTGGAACTCCGGTCTCGCTTACCTTCCTGGGCGGCCTTTACTCCGATGCGAGGCTGGCGGCGTTCGCGCGGGCGTATCAGGAGGCGACAGGGTTTCACCGGCTGCATCCGAAGCTGGGGTAA
- a CDS encoding FAD-binding oxidoreductase: MPEIETQQRLTYKQGSARKSAPGEASFESWGRYPSYKANIIPLHWQSDFPAAVRGIHDAVLPVGLGRSYGDVCLLDQGNLLPTPAMNRLISFDPETGLLTAEAGISLAQILDFSVPRGFFLPVTPGTKYVTLGGAIANDIHGKNHHVAGTFGRHVTEFELVRSDGTVLRCSPNENPEFYAMTIGGLGLTGLIRWATLRLKPIVSRKIDYEGIQFHGIDEFLYLTEASKEIEYTVSWVDCTSTGKNFCRGIFMQGDHSTRRDELKPSPEPKLVFPFNAPGFALNHVSVSAFNTLFFHKQMGKRQVALQDYEPFFYPLDKVLHWNRMYGKSGLLQFQYVIPWNNAREGTVAILKEVAKSGLASFLAVLKAFGDVPSPGVMSFPRPGITLALDFPIKPGKSFPLFERLADMTLEFGGRLYPAKDAAMTAAQFQAFYPEWRQLARFRDPLITSSFWERVTGEQPNL, translated from the coding sequence ATGCCTGAGATCGAGACCCAGCAGCGCCTCACCTACAAGCAGGGAAGCGCCCGGAAGAGCGCCCCGGGCGAGGCATCTTTTGAATCGTGGGGCCGCTATCCCTCGTACAAGGCCAACATCATTCCGCTGCATTGGCAGAGTGACTTTCCCGCGGCGGTCCGTGGAATCCATGATGCCGTCCTGCCGGTTGGCCTGGGACGCAGCTATGGCGATGTTTGTCTGCTCGATCAGGGAAATCTGTTACCCACGCCGGCGATGAACCGCCTGATCTCCTTCGATCCCGAGACTGGTTTACTGACTGCCGAAGCAGGCATCTCGCTGGCGCAGATCCTCGACTTCTCCGTGCCGCGCGGGTTCTTCCTGCCCGTCACTCCGGGAACGAAGTACGTCACGCTCGGCGGCGCGATCGCCAATGACATTCATGGCAAGAACCATCACGTCGCCGGGACCTTCGGCCGTCACGTCACGGAGTTCGAGCTTGTCCGCTCCGACGGAACGGTTCTGCGCTGCTCGCCGAACGAGAACCCCGAGTTCTACGCGATGACCATCGGCGGGCTCGGCCTCACGGGGCTCATCCGCTGGGCGACGCTCAGGCTCAAGCCGATCGTCTCGCGCAAGATCGACTACGAGGGAATCCAGTTCCACGGCATCGACGAGTTTCTTTACCTCACCGAGGCGAGCAAGGAGATCGAGTACACGGTCAGTTGGGTCGATTGCACCTCGACCGGAAAAAACTTCTGCCGCGGCATCTTCATGCAGGGCGATCACTCGACCCGCCGCGATGAACTGAAGCCATCGCCCGAGCCGAAGCTGGTGTTTCCCTTCAACGCTCCCGGTTTTGCGTTGAATCATGTTTCGGTCAGCGCATTCAACACGCTCTTCTTCCACAAGCAGATGGGCAAGCGCCAGGTTGCATTGCAGGACTACGAGCCGTTCTTTTATCCGCTCGACAAGGTGCTGCACTGGAACCGCATGTACGGCAAGAGCGGCCTGTTGCAGTTCCAGTACGTCATTCCTTGGAACAACGCGCGCGAGGGAACGGTAGCGATCCTCAAGGAGGTCGCGAAGTCTGGCCTCGCCAGCTTCCTGGCCGTGCTCAAGGCGTTTGGCGATGTTCCTTCGCCGGGAGTGATGAGCTTTCCGCGCCCTGGCATCACGCTCGCTCTCGACTTTCCCATCAAGCCGGGCAAGAGCTTTCCGCTGTTTGAACGCCTCGCCGACATGACGCTTGAGTTCGGCGGCCGCCTCTATCCGGCGAAGGACGCCGCGATGACCGCCGCGCAGTTTCAGGCCTTCTACCCGGAGTGGCGGCAACTGGCACGCTTCCGCGATCCGCTCATCACGTCGAGCTTCTGGGAGCGCGTCACTGGAGAACAACCGAATCTATGA
- the rplT gene encoding 50S ribosomal protein L20 codes for MPRVKRSTKRSDRRKKILKRASGYFLTKSKLYQAAQEAVERSLMFAYTGRKQKKRQFRSLWIVRIGAAAKLNGMSYSTFIDGLKKAGNGLDRKILADIAANDAAGFTALAEQAKAALAAAKSEKKAA; via the coding sequence ATGCCCCGTGTAAAACGGAGTACAAAACGCAGCGACCGCCGCAAAAAGATCCTCAAGCGCGCGAGTGGCTACTTCCTCACAAAGTCCAAGCTCTATCAGGCAGCACAGGAGGCCGTCGAGCGCTCCCTGATGTTTGCCTACACCGGCCGCAAGCAGAAGAAGCGTCAGTTCCGCTCCCTCTGGATCGTCCGCATCGGCGCTGCCGCCAAGCTGAACGGCATGAGCTACTCGACCTTCATCGACGGCCTCAAGAAGGCGGGCAACGGTCTCGATCGCAAGATCCTCGCCGACATCGCCGCCAACGACGCAGCCGGCTTCACCGCGCTCGCCGAGCAGGCCAAGGCCGCTCTCGCAGCCGCGAAGTCCGAGAAGAAGGCCGCCTAA
- a CDS encoding polysaccharide deacetylase family protein: MSLLRKKLLLAIGVLCCAAPLCAQQIALTFDDLPENGELPPHVTRLQIARSILATLKRERMPPIYGFVNAISFKDAPEEISFLKAWRAAGQPLGNHTYSHASLTADTVAQYETEIAKDEPVLKRFMGSQDWRWFRYPYLSEGETPEKRDAIRSYLDQKGYKIAQVSLDFKDYLWTDAYVRCAQQHNAKEMQAMEQGYLAAADQSITVFRQGTQALYGHEIPYVLLLHVGALDAKMLPRLIALLRQRGFTFVTLPEAMSDPAYKENPNVALADGVPFQEQVAIARHLTFPHIEDRAKYLDSVCPEH; the protein is encoded by the coding sequence ATGTCCTTGTTACGGAAGAAGCTGCTACTGGCAATCGGAGTACTGTGTTGCGCGGCCCCGCTCTGCGCGCAGCAGATCGCCCTCACCTTCGACGACCTGCCGGAGAATGGCGAGCTGCCGCCGCACGTCACCCGGTTGCAGATCGCGCGTTCGATCCTGGCAACGCTCAAGCGCGAGAGGATGCCCCCGATCTATGGCTTCGTCAACGCAATCTCATTTAAAGACGCGCCGGAAGAGATCTCGTTCCTGAAGGCGTGGCGGGCCGCCGGGCAACCGCTCGGCAATCACACCTACTCGCATGCCTCGCTGACGGCCGATACAGTCGCGCAGTACGAGACGGAGATCGCGAAGGACGAGCCGGTCCTCAAGCGGTTCATGGGCAGCCAGGACTGGCGCTGGTTCCGCTACCCCTATCTCAGCGAGGGCGAGACGCCCGAAAAGCGCGATGCGATCCGAAGCTATCTCGACCAGAAGGGGTACAAGATCGCGCAGGTCTCGCTCGACTTCAAGGACTACCTCTGGACCGACGCCTACGTCCGCTGTGCCCAGCAGCACAACGCGAAAGAAATGCAGGCGATGGAGCAGGGGTATCTTGCCGCGGCCGATCAGTCGATCACGGTCTTTCGCCAGGGGACGCAGGCTCTTTATGGCCACGAGATTCCCTACGTTCTGCTGCTGCACGTGGGCGCGCTCGATGCAAAGATGTTGCCGCGACTTATCGCCTTGCTGCGCCAGCGTGGCTTTACCTTCGTCACGCTCCCCGAGGCCATGAGCGATCCGGCCTACAAGGAGAACCCCAACGTCGCGCTCGCCGATGGGGTACCGTTTCAGGAGCAGGTTGCCATCGCGCGTCACCTCACCTTCCCGCACATCGAAGACCGTGCCAAATATCTGGACTCCGTCTGCCCGGAGCATTGA